One genomic window of Evansella cellulosilytica DSM 2522 includes the following:
- a CDS encoding ferritin produces MLSKKLVKGLNDQMNYEFYSAHVYLATAAYCSNESLDGFANFFLAQAEEERFHAMKFYNFINDMGERAEIKGMDTPNNSFSSILETFQKSLDHEKEVTQRIYKLADMALDEREHATMTFLKWFIEEQVEEEATFDNIIQKLKRIDDDSNAFFMLESELGKRTFSPNE; encoded by the coding sequence ATGTTGAGTAAAAAGCTTGTGAAAGGCTTAAATGATCAAATGAACTACGAATTTTATTCTGCTCATGTGTATTTAGCGACAGCGGCTTATTGTTCTAATGAAAGTTTAGATGGCTTCGCTAATTTTTTCCTCGCCCAGGCTGAGGAGGAACGGTTTCACGCCATGAAATTTTATAATTTCATTAATGATATGGGGGAAAGGGCAGAAATAAAAGGGATGGATACACCTAACAATTCGTTCTCTTCCATTTTAGAAACGTTTCAAAAGTCTTTAGATCATGAAAAAGAAGTAACACAACGTATTTATAAGCTAGCAGATATGGCTTTAGATGAAAGAGAACATGCGACTATGACTTTCTTGAAGTGGTTTATTGAAGAACAGGTTGAGGAAGAAGCAACCTTTGATAATATTATTCAAAAACTAAAACGTATTGATGATGACAGCAATGCTTTCTTTATGTTAGAAAGCGAGCTTGGAAAACGAACGTTCTCACCAAATGAATAG
- the chvE gene encoding multiple monosaccharide ABC transporter substrate-binding protein: MKKILLLLFSAMVLVALVACGDDDASTGDDGDSSGDSNGLRVGLALPTQSSERWVLDGDNMKKEFEALGYEVDMQFAEDVVETQVSQIENMITQGADILVIASIDGEALTSVLEMAEASDIPVIAYDRLIMNSEHVSYYATFDNFQVGVLQGEYIVENLGLTDGEEGPFNIELFAGSPDDNNAYFFWDGAMSVLQPYIDGGQLVVKSGQTNFEQGATLRWDGSLAQERMDNILSAHYSDATVDAVYSPFDGISRGIISSLTSVGYGSDSQPIPLITGQDAELSSVKYIISGEQTQTIFKDTRELAKQAVNMADAIMNDEEPEVNDTETYDNNAKVVPSYLIEPISVDIDNYYEVLVESGYFTEEDLD; encoded by the coding sequence ATGAAGAAGATTTTATTGTTACTCTTTTCGGCAATGGTTTTAGTGGCGTTAGTGGCTTGTGGCGATGATGATGCATCTACAGGTGATGACGGAGATTCTTCGGGAGACTCAAACGGATTGCGAGTTGGTTTAGCTTTACCAACACAATCATCAGAACGGTGGGTTCTTGATGGAGATAACATGAAAAAAGAGTTTGAAGCACTTGGTTATGAAGTGGATATGCAATTTGCAGAAGATGTAGTGGAAACGCAAGTCTCTCAAATTGAAAACATGATAACACAAGGTGCTGACATTCTTGTAATCGCTTCCATAGATGGTGAAGCATTAACTAGTGTACTAGAGATGGCAGAAGCATCTGACATTCCAGTTATTGCATATGACAGATTAATCATGAACAGTGAACACGTTAGTTATTATGCAACCTTTGACAATTTTCAAGTTGGTGTACTTCAAGGGGAATATATCGTGGAAAACTTAGGCTTAACTGATGGAGAAGAAGGGCCATTTAATATCGAACTATTTGCAGGATCTCCAGATGATAATAATGCATATTTCTTCTGGGATGGTGCGATGTCTGTTCTACAACCGTACATTGATGGAGGACAATTAGTAGTTAAGAGTGGTCAGACTAACTTTGAACAAGGTGCAACACTTCGTTGGGATGGATCACTAGCACAAGAACGTATGGATAACATTTTAAGTGCACATTATTCTGATGCAACCGTCGATGCGGTATATTCTCCGTTTGATGGGATTAGTCGTGGAATTATTTCATCGTTGACTTCTGTTGGGTATGGTTCTGACAGCCAGCCTATTCCTTTGATCACAGGTCAGGATGCTGAATTAAGTTCTGTTAAATACATCATTTCAGGAGAACAAACACAAACAATTTTTAAAGATACACGTGAATTGGCGAAGCAAGCGGTAAACATGGCAGATGCAATTATGAATGATGAAGAGCCTGAAGTAAATGACACAGAAACATACGACAACAATGCAAAAGTAGTTCCATCTTACCTAATAGAACCTATTTCAGTAGATATTGATAACTATTATGAAGTACTTGTTGAAAGTGGTTACTTCACTGAAGAGGATCTGGACTAG
- the mmsA gene encoding multiple monosaccharide ABC transporter ATP-binding protein produces the protein MSDYILEMKHITKTFPGVKALDDVNLQVTPGEIHALIGENGAGKSTLMKVLSGVHPIGTYEGEIFYNSKLCEFKSINESEAKGIVIIHQELALIPELSIAENIFLGNEQVKRGVINWNETILKTTELLKKVGLKIDPQEKIKNIGVGQQQLVEIAKALSKDVELLILDEPTASLNEEDSANLLRLLREFKEQGMTSILISHKLKELLTIADNITILRDGQTVGSMSMEKDDVTEGKIIKAMVGRDLSNLYPERNSQIGDVFFEVKNWSADHPLDPNRKLLDNINMNVKKGEVVGIAGLMGAGRTEFAMSVFGRSYGRNITGEVYKGGKRIDVKTVDRAIANGLAYVSENRKEYGLILIDSVRKNLTLANLHSVTNKNKLIDLHKEVNVSESLKDKLNIKAPTIEQVTGNLSGGNQQKVVLGKWLNAEPDILILDEPTRGIDVGAKYEIYKIINQLAESGKSIIVISSELPEILGICDRIYTINNGKITGELPVEEADQEKLMTYMTESWRDE, from the coding sequence ATGAGTGATTATATACTGGAAATGAAGCATATAACGAAAACCTTTCCTGGTGTAAAAGCTTTAGATGACGTTAACCTACAAGTCACTCCAGGTGAAATACATGCACTGATTGGTGAAAATGGCGCTGGGAAATCCACGTTAATGAAAGTGTTAAGTGGTGTTCATCCAATTGGTACGTATGAAGGAGAAATTTTCTACAACAGCAAATTGTGTGAATTCAAATCTATTAATGAAAGTGAAGCGAAAGGGATTGTTATCATTCATCAAGAGCTAGCATTAATCCCTGAGTTGTCCATTGCCGAAAATATCTTTTTAGGTAATGAGCAGGTGAAAAGAGGCGTTATTAACTGGAACGAAACGATTTTGAAAACAACGGAACTACTTAAAAAAGTAGGCTTGAAAATAGATCCTCAGGAAAAAATAAAAAACATCGGGGTAGGTCAGCAACAGTTAGTAGAAATTGCAAAAGCCCTCTCAAAGGATGTAGAGCTTCTTATTCTCGATGAACCGACTGCTTCTCTTAATGAGGAAGATAGTGCTAACTTATTGAGGTTATTAAGGGAGTTTAAAGAGCAGGGAATGACCTCTATATTAATTTCCCATAAACTAAAGGAATTGCTGACGATTGCTGATAACATTACGATTCTTCGCGATGGTCAAACAGTTGGCTCTATGTCTATGGAAAAGGATGATGTAACGGAAGGGAAAATCATTAAAGCGATGGTAGGAAGAGATTTATCTAACCTATATCCAGAACGGAATTCGCAAATAGGAGATGTGTTCTTCGAGGTCAAGAATTGGTCCGCGGATCACCCTCTCGATCCCAATCGAAAGCTATTAGATAACATTAATATGAATGTGAAAAAAGGTGAAGTTGTCGGAATTGCTGGTTTGATGGGAGCTGGAAGAACAGAATTTGCTATGAGTGTTTTCGGTAGATCATACGGCAGAAATATTACAGGTGAAGTGTATAAAGGTGGCAAACGGATTGATGTGAAAACTGTAGACCGTGCCATTGCTAATGGATTAGCGTACGTCTCTGAAAACCGAAAAGAGTACGGTCTCATTTTAATAGATAGTGTAAGAAAAAACTTAACACTAGCAAACTTACATTCTGTAACGAACAAAAATAAATTAATAGATTTGCATAAAGAGGTAAATGTATCCGAGAGCTTAAAGGACAAATTGAATATTAAAGCACCTACCATTGAACAAGTAACAGGAAACTTAAGTGGTGGTAACCAGCAGAAAGTCGTACTAGGTAAGTGGTTAAATGCAGAACCAGATATTTTAATTTTAGACGAACCGACAAGAGGTATCGATGTAGGAGCAAAATATGAAATCTATAAAATAATCAATCAACTGGCAGAGAGTGGAAAGAGTATCATCGTTATTTCTTCTGAGCTTCCAGAAATACTAGGTATTTGTGATCGGATCTATACAATCAACAATGGAAAGATAACAGGTGAATTACCAGTGGAGGAAGCTGATCAAGAAAAGCTGATGACATACATGACTGAAAGTTGGAGGGACGAATAA
- the mmsB gene encoding multiple monosaccharide ABC transporter permease, which yields METLKTVMTNNIRKFGMIIALVGIALLFQILTSGSLLTPLNVTNIIMQNSYIIVLAIGMMLIIITGEIDLSVGSVAAFIGAIAGVLIVTMDMPVIVGVIICLIIGALIGVWQGFWVAYMGIPAFIVTLAGMLLFRGLTLVVLGGRTIAPFPNEFRQMSTSFLPDISGGDLHLLTLLIGGVASLLYVLWELQQRRAAKYYNFRTSSYAMFVTKIGIIILAINAFTFLIAQYRGIPVVLLILVVLVLGYTFVMTKTVLGRHIYAVGGNTNAAQLSGVKTKKMKFLAFVNMGFLSALAGLIFASRLNAATPQAGQLFELDAIAAAVIGGASFTGGIGTIFGAVIGALVMGVLNNGMSLMGIGTDWQQAIKGLVLLGAVAFDVISKNRGK from the coding sequence ATGGAGACCTTAAAAACAGTAATGACTAATAATATTCGTAAATTTGGAATGATCATCGCTCTCGTAGGTATCGCATTATTGTTCCAAATATTAACGTCAGGTTCTTTACTAACACCTTTGAACGTAACAAACATTATTATGCAAAACAGCTATATTATCGTGTTGGCAATAGGTATGATGCTCATCATTATTACAGGAGAAATTGATTTATCAGTAGGGTCCGTAGCAGCATTTATTGGAGCTATAGCAGGGGTTCTCATTGTAACGATGGATATGCCGGTCATTGTAGGAGTTATTATATGTTTAATCATTGGAGCATTAATCGGTGTTTGGCAAGGATTTTGGGTCGCATATATGGGTATTCCGGCGTTCATTGTAACTTTAGCTGGAATGCTGTTATTTAGAGGGTTGACCCTAGTCGTACTTGGAGGAAGGACGATTGCGCCATTCCCAAATGAGTTCAGACAAATGAGTACATCATTTTTACCGGATATTTCAGGTGGGGACTTGCACCTTTTAACGTTACTTATTGGTGGTGTTGCATCCCTACTTTACGTTTTATGGGAGCTCCAACAGCGTAGGGCAGCAAAATACTATAACTTCAGAACGTCCTCCTATGCTATGTTTGTTACAAAAATAGGCATAATTATTTTAGCTATTAATGCCTTTACTTTCTTGATAGCGCAGTATCGAGGAATTCCGGTCGTACTTCTTATACTCGTAGTACTTGTATTAGGCTATACCTTTGTCATGACGAAAACTGTTTTAGGGCGTCACATATACGCCGTTGGTGGAAACACGAATGCAGCTCAATTGTCTGGTGTAAAAACGAAGAAAATGAAATTTTTAGCGTTTGTAAATATGGGGTTCCTGTCAGCACTTGCAGGATTAATTTTCGCATCGAGATTAAACGCAGCAACTCCACAAGCTGGTCAATTGTTTGAGTTAGATGCGATTGCTGCTGCAGTTATTGGTGGTGCCTCCTTTACTGGAGGAATTGGAACGATCTTCGGTGCGGTCATCGGTGCCCTCGTTATGGGTGTCTTAAATAACGGGATGTCATTAATGGGTATTGGTACTGACTGGCAGCAGGCTATTAAAGGTTTAGTATTACTAGGGGCTGTTGCATTTGATGTAATAAGTAAAAACCGAGGTAAATAA
- the araD gene encoding L-ribulose-5-phosphate 4-epimerase, whose product MSLKQLKEAVLKANLDLPKYGLVTFTWGNVSGIDRDLGLIVIKPSGVSYEQMTLEDLVVVNLKGKVVEGHLKPSSDTSTHVYLYNHFQNIGGIVHTHSPWATSWAQAGRDIEALGTTHADYFYGAVPCTRAMKKEEIESDYERETGAVIVETFKERQIDPDLVPGVLVNSHAPFNWGKNPGEAVHNAVVLEEVAKMALSSFQINPSLNEMDQNLLDKHFLRKHGKEAYYGQS is encoded by the coding sequence GTGTCTCTGAAGCAATTAAAGGAAGCGGTGTTAAAAGCTAATCTAGATTTACCAAAATACGGTCTTGTTACGTTTACTTGGGGAAATGTAAGTGGCATTGATAGGGATCTTGGTCTTATTGTCATTAAACCTAGCGGAGTTAGTTATGAACAAATGACTCTAGAAGATTTAGTTGTTGTAAATTTGAAAGGAAAAGTGGTAGAAGGCCATTTGAAGCCTTCATCAGATACATCGACACACGTATATCTTTACAACCATTTTCAAAACATCGGTGGAATTGTTCATACCCACTCTCCTTGGGCAACGAGTTGGGCCCAGGCTGGAAGAGATATAGAAGCACTAGGAACAACTCATGCTGATTATTTTTATGGAGCAGTTCCATGTACTCGTGCCATGAAAAAAGAAGAAATTGAATCAGATTACGAGAGGGAAACGGGAGCTGTTATCGTTGAAACATTCAAAGAGCGACAGATAGATCCCGATTTAGTGCCAGGAGTACTTGTCAATAGTCATGCTCCATTCAACTGGGGCAAGAATCCTGGGGAAGCGGTCCATAACGCAGTAGTCTTAGAAGAAGTAGCGAAAATGGCATTATCTAGTTTTCAAATAAATCCTAGTCTAAATGAAATGGATCAGAACTTGTTAGATAAGCACTTTTTAAGAAAACACGGAAAAGAGGCATATTACGGGCAAAGTTAA